The proteins below are encoded in one region of Puntigrus tetrazona isolate hp1 chromosome 5, ASM1883169v1, whole genome shotgun sequence:
- the rhbdd3 gene encoding rhomboid domain-containing protein 3, whose product MLDHLFSSWMWFGSNRPGYCSGTLLIFILILLTWLCGIHASLSLGPGGDFPGFYDFIFYAFSNEELTSFLHNITLLLWLGPCQERRWGTVVFLALSFISTVLLPPIYALFLFVTGDEASRVSGYSATHLALLTAQCRQVKQRRVLRFVPVWSLPWLLLILDLFLLPSAPGLLHFYAICLGLNYNNEFIEILEQIEKLGACACLPKWAYIPITSHPHLPVYHNTSIRPEPSASRSQLEDHSAWQHSVSEWHQEPLMRTDSQLLEEEMLRAGILASLHDAPDGAADKVELPKSSVSSIRLQQLEKMGFPTEKAVVALAATGQLDGAISLLIDDQIGEEAVVISKGKKSSLAS is encoded by the exons ATGCTCGATCATCTCTTTTCGTCATGGATGTGGTTTGGATCAAACCGTCCAGGTTATTGTAGTGgaacattattaatattcatattaattttgttGACTTGGCTCTGTGGTATTCACGCCAGCCTAAGTTTAGGACCAGGCGGGGATTTCCCTGGATTTTATG ATTTCATCTTCTATGCCTTCAGTAATGAGGAGTTGACTTCATTTCTCCACAACATCACACTGCTCCTGTGGCTCGGGCCCTGTCAGGAGAGAAGATGGGGCACTGTTGTTTTCCTTGCCCTCTCCTTTATCTCCACTGTGCTCCTTCCTCCTATTTATgccctctttctctttgttaCCGGGGATGAAGCCAGCAGGGTCAGCGGTTACTCAGCCACGCACCTTGCTCTGCTCACAGCTCAGTGTCGGCAGGTGAAGCAGAGGAGAGTTTTGCGCTTTGTTCCTGTCTGGTCCTTGCCGTGGCTCCTCTTGATCCTCGACCTCTTCCTGCTTCCCAGTGCCCCTGGCCTGCTGCACTTCTATGCCATTTGCCTGGGACTCAACT aCAATAATGAGTTTATTGAAATACTGGAGCAGATAGAGAAACTGGGTGCTTGTGCCTGCTTGCCAAAATGGGCTTACATCCCCATTACCTCTCATCCACACCTGCCTGTTTACCACAACACCTCAATAAG ACCAGAGCCATCAGCTAGCAGATCGCAGTTGGAAGATCATTCGGCGTGGCAGCATTCTGTGTCTGAGTGGCATCAGGAGCCTTTGATGAGAACTGATTCCCAGCTGTTAGAGGAGGAGATGCTCAGAGCAGGGATACTAGCTTCACTCCACGACGCACCCGACGGTGCTGCGGACAAAGTGGAATTACCCAAGTCCTCAGTGTCCTCTATACG GTTGCAGCAGCTAGAGAAGATGGGCTTCCCCACAGAGAAAGCTGTTGTGGCTCTGGCAGCTACTGGGCAGCTGGACGGAGCAATCTCTCTGCTTATTGATGATCAGATTGGGGAGGAGGCTGTGGTCATCTCAAAAGGAAAGAAGTCATCACTGGCATCATAG
- the ewsr1b gene encoding EWS RNA-binding protein 1b — protein sequence MASVSNYSSYNQAGAQQSYGSYTTPPAQGYGQTAQGYSQQDYGSYAQPAAAPESTYSQATPSTGAYAQQQYGSSYGQAATTAAAAPAAYGTAQPGAYNQPAQSYGASSYTNSTAAPAAQASYGSQPGYSTQPAYSGYSQQPAASAPQSYSASGQPAYNQGAYSQAGAYSQPQGGYQAQQPGYGQQQQSSYGQGQPPQQHQQGPPAAYPPQGNSSYGQPQYGQQSASQNDYNQQSPYSSYSQSGVSGGYPGSQRGGYPGDSGRDGYDRGGPRGRGGMGRGGMGIAGDRGGFNKPGEGMRGGMDRDMGHPGEQDSENSTIYITGLTENATLPEMADFFKHCGAIRINRRLNQPAINIYTDKDTGKPKGDATLSYEEPAFAKAAVEYFDGKEFQGRRLKVSMARRKPMMGGMRGGMSMRGGPGMDRGGMGRGGERGGFPPRGGPRGGMGWNGPPGGNVQKRAGDWECPNPGCGNQNFSWRTECNQCKAPKPEGLGAPPFPPAGGERGRGGMRGGRGMDRGGPGGMRGGWGGDRGGFRGGRGGMDRGGFRGGSRGGPPMDRGGRRGMGPPGKMDMRDHRQERRDRPY from the exons ATGGCGTCAGTCTcaa ATTATAGCAGCTACAACCAGGCTGGTGCGCAGCAGTC GTATGGCTCATACACCACCCCACCTGCTCAGGGCTATGGACAGACTGCACAG GGTTATTCTCAGCAAGACTATGGCTCATATGCTCAACCCGCCGCTGCACCCGAGTCCACCTACAGTCAGGCAACGCCCTCTACTGGAGCGTATGCACAGCAGCAGTATGGATCATCATATGGACAAGCAGCTACGACTGCAGCAGCAGCACCAG CTGCATATGGAACAGCACAGCCAGGAGCTTATAATCAGCCTGCACAGAGTTACGGGGCCAGCAGCTACACCAACTCCACTGCAGCCCCTGCTGCCCAGGCCTCATATGGCTCCCAGCCCGGGTACTCCACCCAGCCGGCTTATTCTGGCTACAGCCAGCAACCTGCTGCCTCCGCTCCTCAGAG CTATAGTGCAAGTGGCCAGCCGGCCTACAACCAAGGTGCTTATTCCCAGGCTGGAGCTTATTCTCAGCCTCAAGGTGGGTACCAGGCTCAGCAGCCAGGCTATGGGCAACAGCAGCAGAGCAGCTATGGGCAAGGACAGCCGCCTCAGCAGCACCAGCAAGGACCCCCTGCTGCCTATCCCCCTCAGGGCAACAGTTCTTACGGACAACCTCAGTACGGCCAGCAGAGTGCATCGCAAAATGATTACAACCAGCAAAGCCCTTATA GCAGTTACAGTCAGAGTGGCGTGAGCGGAGGCTACCCAGGGTCACAGCGGGGTGGATACCCAGGGGATTCCGGCAGAGATGGTTACGATCGCGGAGGTCCTCGTGGTCGTGGGGGTATGGGCCGCGGAGGCATGGG CATCGCTGGAGACAGAGGGGGCTTCAATAAGCCTGGTG AAGGCATGAGGGGTGGAATGGATCGTGACATGG GGCATCCAGGAGAGCAGGACTCTGAGAACAGCACAATCTACATCACAGGCCTCACTGAGAATGCCACTCTACCAGAGATGGCTGACTTCTTCAAACACTGTGGAGCAATACGG ATAAATCGCCGTCTGAATCAGCCAGCCATAAACATCTACACAGATAAAGACACTGGCAAACCAAAGGGAGATGCCACTCTGTCCTATGAAGAACCTGCTTTTGCCAAAGCTGCTGTTGAATACTTTGATG GTAAGGAGTTCCAGGGACGGAGGTTAAAGGTCTCTATGGCTCGCCGGAAGCCCATGATGGGGGGGATGAGAGGAGGCATGTCAATGAGAGGTGGCCCTGGGATGGATCGTGGAG GTATGGGAAGAGGAGGGGAGAGAGGCGGTTTCCCCCCTCGTGGAGGCCCTCGAGGTGGAATGGGTTGGAATGGACCTCCGGGAGGCAATGTGCAGAAAAGAGCTGGAGACTGGGAATGTCCCAACCC TGGGTGTGGAAATCAGAACTTCTCTTGGAGAACTGAGTGTAACCAATGTAAAGCTCCAAAACCTGAAGGCCTGGGAGCTCCTCCTTTCCCTCCTGCAG GCGGTGAACGTGGCAGGGGTGGAATGAGGGGTGGCCGGGGAATGGATCGTGGTGGTCCGGGGGGCATGCGTGGAGGCTGGGGAGGAGATCGTGGTGGCTTCAGAGGTGGCCGTGGTGGAATGGACAGGGGTGGATTCAGAGGAGGTAGCAGGGGCGGTCCTCCCATGGACAGAGGGGGCAGGAGAGGCATGGGACCCCCAGGCAAGATGGATATGAG GGACCATCGCCAGGAACGCAGAGACAGACCCTACTGA